Within the Anaerotignum faecicola genome, the region GGCGGTATTATCGTGGTCCTGTTCGGATTGTTCCAGCTGGGAGTATTTGGAAGCTCTGTGCTGGGGCAGGAGCGCCGCCTTCCCTTCCGTCTGAATCAGCTGGCCATGAATCCGCTCCTGGCGCTGGTGCTGGGCTTTACCTTCAGCTTTGCGTGGACTCCGTGTGTGGGACCGGCGCTGGCAAGCGTTCTTTTGATGGCGTCATCAGCGACCTCTCAGGGAACGGGCTTTTTGCTGATCGGCGTCTATACGCTGGGCTTCGTCATTCCGTTTCTGGCGGTGGGACTGTTTACCGGATCGGTGCTCGACTTCTTTAAGAAGCATCAGAACGTGGTAAAGTACACGACAAAGGCCGGCGGCGTGCTGATGATCGCCATGGGTGTTATGATGTTTACCGGCTGGATGAACG harbors:
- a CDS encoding cytochrome c biogenesis protein CcdA encodes the protein GGIIVVLFGLFQLGVFGSSVLGQERRLPFRLNQLAMNPLLALVLGFTFSFAWTPCVGPALASVLLMASSATSQGTGFLLIGVYTLGFVIPFLAVGLFTGSVLDFFKKHQNVVKYTTKAGGVLMIAMGVMMFTGWMN